The Hymenobacter sp. DG01 sequence ATCACCGAATTCCAGCACGTTAAACCCGGCAAAGGCCCGGCTTTCGTGCGCACCAAGCTTCGCAACATCAAAACCGGCCGCACCATCGACAACACCTTCAACGCTGGCGTGAAGGTAGAAACGGCCCGCGTGGAGCAGCGCCCCCACCAGTACCTATACAAGGACGACTACGGCTACACGTTCATGGACAACGCAACCTTCGAGCAGGTAGTGCTGCCCGAGGCTATGGTGCCCTTTGCCGACCTGATGAAGGAAGGCCAGGAGGTAACCATCCTGTTCCACGCCGAAACCGAGCAGCCGCTTACCGCTGAGTTGCCCACCACGGTGGAGCTGGTGGTAACCTACACCGAGCCTGGCCTGAAAGGCGACACGGCCACTAACACGCTGAAACCTGCCATTGTAGAAACGGGGGCCCGCATTCAGGTGCCGCTGTTTATTGATACCGACACCAAAATTCGCATCAAGACGAGCGACTACTCCTATGTCGAAAGAGTCAAGTAAGCAGCCCCACAAGCCCACCGACGCCCTCATGAAAGCCAAAGAACTACAGGAACTCATCGACTTCATTGCTAAGTCGGGTCTGAACAAAGTCAACATCGAAACCGAGGAGTTCAAAATCTCGGTTCAGCGCGAGCCCAACACGAAAGTGGTGAGCGGCGGCATGCTGGCTCCGGCCGCTGCGGCCCCGGCTCCCGTGGCAGCACCCGCTCCGGCGGCTGCTCCGGCTACTCCGGCGGCAGCGCCCGCTCCGGCCGCTACGGAAGCTGCTGGCGGCAACTACGTGCCCCTGAAAGCCCCGATGATTGGCACCTTCTACCGCAGTAGCAGCCCCGATTCGCCGGCTTTCGTGCAGGTAGGCGACCTGGTGGAGAAAGGGCAGGTTATCTGCATCATCGAAGCCATGAAGCTCTTCAACGAAATCGAAGCTGAGCAGTCGGGCCGGGTAGTGAAAGCCATGGTAGAAAACGCCTCCCCCGTGGAGTTCGACCAGCCTCTGTTCCTGATTGAGCCGATGTAATTTGAGTTAGGGACTTGGGGGCTTGGGGACTTAGGGACTTGGTTGACATTCTGCTGAGAGGTAGGAAAAACCAATCCCTAAGTCCCCAAGTCCCTAAGTCCCCAAGTCCCTAACAAACTTATGTTCAAGAAAATACTGATTGCCAACCGGGGTGAAATCGCGCTGCGCGTGATTCGGACCTGCAAGGAAATGGGCATTAAGACAGTAGCCGTGTACTCGACTGCTGATAAGGAAAGCCTGCACGTTCGCTTTGCCGACGAAGCCGTGTGCATTGGCCCGCCCAGCTCGGCGCAAAGCTACCTGAGCATCCCTACCCTGATTGCCGCTGCCGAAATCACCAATGCCGATGCCATTCACCCCGGCTATGGCTTCCTGAGTGAAAACGCCGAATTCTCGCGTGTATGTCAGGAAAATGGCATCAAGTTCATCGGGGCCTCGCCTGAGATGATCAACCAGATGGGCGACAAAGCCTCGGCAAAAGCTACCATGATTGCCGCCGGTGTACCCTGCATCCCGGGCTCGGTGGGCCTGCTGGACTCGGTGGAGCAAGGCAAAAAGGTAGCCGCTGAAATCAAATACCCCGTCATTCTGAAGGCTACGGCCGGCGGCGGTGGCCGTGGTATGCGCATCATCAACTCCGAAGACGAGTTTGAGAAGGCGTGGAACGATGCCCGTACGGAAGCAAAAGCCGCTTTCGGCAACGACGGCGTGTACCTGGAGAAGTTTGTGGAGGAACCCCGACACATCGAAATTCAGGTGTGCGGCGACCAGTACGGCCACGTCTGTCACCTCTCGGAGCGTGACTGCTCTATTCAGCGCCGCCACCAGAAGCTGGTGGAAGAGGCTCCTTCGCCCTTCATGACCGAGGAGCTGCGTGAGCGGATGGGCGCGGCGGCTATTGCCGGCGCCGCTGCCATTGGCTACGAAGGGGTAGGTACCATCGAGTTTCTGGTAGATAAGAACCGCGACTTCTACTTCATGGAGATGAACACCCGGATTCAGGTGGAGCACCCCGTGACGGAGGAAGTAATCAACTACG is a genomic window containing:
- the efp gene encoding elongation factor P, yielding MATTADFRNGLVLNYNGELHVITEFQHVKPGKGPAFVRTKLRNIKTGRTIDNTFNAGVKVETARVEQRPHQYLYKDDYGYTFMDNATFEQVVLPEAMVPFADLMKEGQEVTILFHAETEQPLTAELPTTVELVVTYTEPGLKGDTATNTLKPAIVETGARIQVPLFIDTDTKIRIKTSDYSYVERVK
- the accB gene encoding acetyl-CoA carboxylase biotin carboxyl carrier protein, which translates into the protein MKAKELQELIDFIAKSGLNKVNIETEEFKISVQREPNTKVVSGGMLAPAAAAPAPVAAPAPAAAPATPAAAPAPAATEAAGGNYVPLKAPMIGTFYRSSSPDSPAFVQVGDLVEKGQVICIIEAMKLFNEIEAEQSGRVVKAMVENASPVEFDQPLFLIEPM
- the accC gene encoding acetyl-CoA carboxylase biotin carboxylase subunit, whose product is MFKKILIANRGEIALRVIRTCKEMGIKTVAVYSTADKESLHVRFADEAVCIGPPSSAQSYLSIPTLIAAAEITNADAIHPGYGFLSENAEFSRVCQENGIKFIGASPEMINQMGDKASAKATMIAAGVPCIPGSVGLLDSVEQGKKVAAEIKYPVILKATAGGGGRGMRIINSEDEFEKAWNDARTEAKAAFGNDGVYLEKFVEEPRHIEIQVCGDQYGHVCHLSERDCSIQRRHQKLVEEAPSPFMTEELRERMGAAAIAGAAAIGYEGVGTIEFLVDKNRDFYFMEMNTRIQVEHPVTEEVINYDLIKEQIKVAAGIPITGNNYGPKLHAMECRINAEDPANGFRPSPGKITVLHIPGGHGVRVDTHVYAGYQIPPNYDSMIAKLITVAQTREECIVKMKRALSEFVVEGIKTTIPFHLKLMDNEDFKSGNFTTKFLETSFDFSEL